The nucleotide window TCGAAGGGAAAAAAATCTTGTTCGGCATCTCGGCCTCGATGGTGAACGGGGCGCATCACAACTGGAGCGCCCTGTCGTTTCAGCGGATTTAGCCGGCAACCGGCCCCATCTTCAGCGTCTTGACGGCGCCGCCGACGTCGATCAGATTCCCGCCCTGGCGGTTGAACGCAACGAAACCCACCTGCCCGTTCAGCGTGAACGCCGAGTCGGTCATGCGGAAAATCGTCAGGTCCATCACCTCGCGAATGAAGTAACTGCCAAAATCGCCGAACGCGATCGGCAGTGCATCAGGCGCAACGTCCGGCATTTCCTGCACGATGTGAATCGGTCGGTTGAGCAGCCGATCCGGTGCACCACCCGGGTTACCTTGCTCATAGCCCGGCACGAAGATGGGACGCTTGTTCTCGTCTTTGATCTTCCGTACGTCGCGCAGCGTCTTGTCGTTCAACATCCAGCCCACATTGGGACGGGCCCGGTACACGGGATCGACACTGTGCTCGAGGTCGATCAGCGCGTCATAGTCGATGCTCGCGCCGGCGACGAGCGTCTCACCGACCTGGGCCGCTGTGATCAGTCCCATCGGTTGCTTGTTGCCAGAGCCAACCATGAAGTGTCGCGACGTGATACGGCCAATGCGCATTGCCAGCAGCGCCTGAATGTACGCATCGATGTCGAACATGCCGTCCTGGATCAACTCGAACGGAATCGCGATCGACTTCGACGAGTACTTGTACACCTCGAGCGACAGGTTCTCGAAGGACGTGTCCGCCTTGTTCACGGGTCCGTTCTGACCGACGATCTCGCCCTCTTCCGCCGTGGCATCGGCTGCCGGAAAGTTCATCGCGGCGCCGGTCCCCGTGCGAATCGTGCGAGCGACCTGACGGATGCCGCCGTACAGCTTCATCGCCTCGGTCAGTTGGCGGTAGTACTCAGTCGCCACCGTGTAGCCCCCCTCGCTGCCAGTCGTCGTCGACATCGCCGCGCGGATATCCGGGGTCTGACGCTCACGAAGCGACGCCAGATCCTCCTGACTCAAGGCATTCAGACCGCCCATCAGGTACGCACGCACACCTGCCGTGCTCTCGCTGTGCGCGCCCGGCGTGCGCGTTACGGCATTGCGCAGGCCATCGGTGTCTCCATTCAGAGCGTCCGCAGCCAAGCGCGCCATCAGACCTTCGTGACGCTGAATCTCCGCCGAGATCGTGTCGATCTCGCGCATACCGTCGTCGTAGGCCGTCTGCTGGACGTCGGTCCACTTCTCGCCCGGGTGATTCTCGAGCAGGTTGTTCAAGTTCTTGGCGAGCGCGTCGCGACGCTCCCGCAGTGCCTGAATGCTTTTCATAGGTTCTCCAATGTAGGAAATAAAAAAGCCGCTCCGAAGAGCGGCTTCAAGACACGACGCGGGAAGGCGTCAAGTTCGCTGCGCAAGATCGAGCCGACGGCGCATCGCTGCGAGATCCGGGACCGGCTTGACGACGTCGCGAGGCTGATCCACGCGCCGGGCTTCGGGCGATGGAGTCGGTGTCGGCGCGCGGTCGCTCTGCGCTTCGCGCTGCGGAGAGGCCGGCGGGGCGTTGCTGTACGCCGCGAGGTTCCACGCCGCCGCGTTCGCAGCCGGCGCATCACCCGCGATACGATCGGCAAAGCCCTTTTCCACAGCCTCATCGGCGGAAAACCACGTTTCCGCGGCCATCCATGCCAGGACGTCGGATTCATCTTGCCCGGTCTCCTTTGCGTAGGTTCGGACCAGCGTCGCGTCCACCGCGTCGAGCAAGCCCGCCATTTCCTTCAATTCATCGGCGTTACCCATCGCAAGCGCCCACCCCTTGTGGATCATCACGAATGCGCCCTCGCTGATCTCGACTTCGTCGGCGGCCAACATCACGAAGCTCGCCGCGCTCGCGGCAACTCCATCGATGTGCGCGATCACTTTGGCCGAGTGGCCGCGGATTGCGGTTTCCATCGCCCGTGCCGCAAACACGTCGCCGCCAGGACAATTGATACGCAGATGGATCACGTCGGCGGTAATCTCGGCCAAGGCACGCACAAAGGACTGCGCTGAGATACCGCCCCACCAATCGTCAGTCACGATGGCGTCATACAGATAGACAGTGACCTCACTCGCTCCGGCCTGAGCTTGCACGCGAAGCCCCTCCCGCCGCCCGCGGTTGTCATTCAGCAGTTGCAGGATTCGGTTTTGCGCCATCGTTGGTTCCCTTGAAAAGTGTGTCGCCGTCTTGGTGGACCGGCAGATTGACCTTGCGACGCGCCTCGTTCACCGTCATGAACCCCGGTTCGCCTGGCCGGCCGATGGCGACGCGCAACGAGTCATAGAGCGACTTCAGGTCGCCGCGCTCGAGCGACGTTACGTCATGCTGCACAGTACGCGTCGCATTGCGCACCACTTTGCGGTTCAGCTCCTGGGCAATCTTCACCATGTGGCGCTGCAGCGTGTACTTGACGAAATTGATCCCGAACTGCTCGACGCTCGATCCCAGCGTCGTGGTCTTCTCAGGCCGGCCGATCAGATAAGGCATGACGCCGAAGATGCCGCAGATGTCGTAGTCGGTTTGCTGGCGAGCCTCGAGCAGCTTCGCGTCCGCCACGGTCATGCTGATTTCCTTGACCTCCATCCCTCCGCCGAGAATGATCGGAGCCGTGCTATTGCTGAGGCCCGAGTAGCGCTCAATCCACTGCTTACGGAGCATGAGGACGGTTTGCTCGTCGACCTTCTGGTCCGTCTTGAGCACCAGATCGGGACGGAGCCCGTCAGTAGTCAATGCATCGAAGAGCTCCCCAGTCGCGTCAGCCAGCGCAACAGGATTTCGCAGCGCGTAGCGGATTTGCGACATCCCACGCCGGCCGTCGAAGCCAGGGCCGGGCACGTGGAGCATGTCGTCCTGGTCAATGACTTCTACCGTCCCCGTCGCCTGATTCCACAGCGTGTACGTCAGGCGATCGCCGACTATGTCCGGAAATACCGCCAGCGGGTGATACGGCTCGAACGCAGCGATTCGCGATGACATACGCGAAGCCCGGCGAATGCGCAGAAACATGTCGCCGTGCAGCAGCAGCGATTGCATGCCGAACTCCCATCCGACGCCAGCCGCCCAGCGGGTGTGCATTTCCTCGTTCAGCAGGTACCAAAATTCCGACTTGACCGGAAGCAGATCAAGACCATTCGACTCGAATTCCTCGATCTTGGTCGCCGCGATCGCACCGCCGATAAGCGAAACGCACGCATATACGGTGGCCGCACTCATGGCCGTGCGCTCAGTCACCGCACGGCCCCGACCGACGCCACCGGTCAACCAGCCGTATGCCTCCGTGCCGGACGTGATCTCACTCACCGGCACCGGCTGCGACTGCCCCTGCGCTTGGGCGCGCTGCGCCTGACGCTGAGCATTCCAGTTGCGCAGGATCGTCGATCCGGTGCGATCAGCGTCACCCTGATTGTTCAGACGTTGCGTCATAGGATGTAAATCTTCGGTTCGGGATCGGGCTCATGCATTAGCGCACGCGACATTGCCATGCATGTCGCCACGATCGGATCAATGCGGCCACCCGACGTTTTCTTGTTCGGTCGGATGTTCTCGTTGGTGTCGATAAGCAACGTCACGTTGCTGGCACACCAGCGCAAGACTGGATTTCCACCGTGCTGGAGCCGCGCGCCATACACGAGCCGCTCGAGCAACTTCGAGCCCGGAGACAGACCGCCCATGTTCTGGGCCAGTTGCACCATCGGCACGTCTTTCTCCAGCAACTCATTAACGATGTGAGTTGCATTCCAGGGGTCGAAGGCAATGTCCTGCACGTCGTACAGGTCGCATGCGGCAATCACCGCATCACGAACCGAGCCGTAATCGGCAACTGAACCCTCGGTCACGGTCAGCCAACCGGCCTCGGCCCATTTCGCGTACGGCGCCGCGTCGCTCGCGGACTGCTCGTCGACCTTGCGCTGTGGCGCGAAAATTCGTGCCACCACGTACCAATCTCCCTCCGCATCCGGATCGTCGGCCAGCTCGCCGCGAAATCCCTCTGGCGGAAACACCAGCACGAACGCACACAAATCTTGAGTGCTGGCCAGGTCCAAACCGCCGAAGCACCGCCGGCCCGCCAGTTGACGCGCATCGAATGCCGTTGCCCCTCGATCCCACACCGAGATATCGAACCAGCTCAGCGCCGAGTTCACCCACACGTTCAGGTCTTTCGTCAGGAAATTCGCCTTTGCGCTCGGCAACTCGGCGGCCTTCGCTGCTTGCGAGACCATGTACTCTCGCGTTTTCGCACTGCCCAAACTCGGATTTGCCTTCGGCCAAACCGCAGGATCGAACGGATCGTCCTGGGGGTCGAGGGTGTAGATGTAACCGAAGAAGCTGTCGTCCTGCTTTTTGCCAGTCAGGATCAGCGCCAGGTAGCCGCGAATCTCCGTGCAGATCCCGTCGAGGATGTACCCCGCCGTCGTGATTGCCGAGATGAGCGGTTGCCGTCGAGCACCAAGCGCCGACTCCATCACATCCCAGACTTCGCGCGTAGGGTGCGCATGCAGCTCATCGACGATACAGGCGTACGGATTCAGACCATCAAGCGACTCGGCGTTCGCCGGCAACGGCTTGAACACTCCACTGCCGAGCAGGATTCGCTCCTGGTTGGCGCCGTCGTACAGCTTGACCGATTTGGCAAGTCGCTTTGAGCGGCGCAGTCGGCGCTTGTAATTGTCGAGCGCCGGCTTGAACACGCTCATGGCCTGCTCGCGAGTGGTGGCGATCGTGTACACCTCGGGCCCGATTTCGCCGTCCATCAGGAAAAGGTAATCGGCGATCGCCGCCTTCCATGTCGACTTACCGTTCTTGCGCGCGACCTCCTCATAGCCCGTTCGAAACCGCCGAAACATCGTTGCCGCGCGGCGCCAGCCGAACAACACCGCCGTCCAAAAGCGCTGCCACGGATCAAGCACCAACGGCGTGCCGGCCTTCGCACCTTTGATATGGTGAAACTGCGTCTCGATCCAGTCGATGCAATGGCGCGCGTGCGGCGAGCTGAACACCAAACCCCGCGACGGGCCATAGGCCAGATCTTCGTAGTGTCGGAGCACCGCAAGAAATACAAACTCGCATTCGAGCACCTCGCCCCGAAGCACCGGCAGGCCGTACAGCAGATCCCAGTCTTCGAGACGTGCGGGCGTCAAGCGGGCAAGGCGCTCGGGTGCGAGCGAGCATGCTCCACCAGCTGATCGAACAAATCGTCCTGCGGATTCGGATCGCCCATCTTCGTCTGCGCCACCAACATCGACGGCAGTGTCAGACAAGCTTCCGGCAAACATTTGAGCAATCCTTCCTTGAGGCTTTTCGCCGCGTAGTACAGCTGGTGCGGCTGCGTATGACCGTTCGGCGTTACGACCATGAACGATCCGTGATTGATCTTTTCGAAGTCGCGCAATTGAAGTTCAGCCTTCACCCACCTGACGAAGTCGACACATACGATCGCCAACACGATGCCGGCGGTTCGATGTGGCACGCCCTCCTCTCTGAGTGCGACGCACAGGTAATCCCACACCTTCCGGTGAGCGGACTCGAAATGCACCCCCGGCGGCGGCGGCGGCGACACGATTTGCTTCCCAACCGGGACCGGGCCCTGCTGGACAGGTGCGCCCGGAGACACCGGCGTATTCGGTTCATTCGGAGCCATAGAGCGTCCTCTGTTCACGAGCCGACAAAAACTTCATCTCGCTTCATCTGATCGGCTCTATCGGGCGGCGTGTTTAACCCCCCCTCTCTGAAAAATGCGTCGAGAAAAAATCGAGCTGGGCGTACGGTCCCGGCGGCGTTCGCCCTCGGAAAAATGTACCCCCCCTGCCCGCGCGGCCATCGCTGCTCAAAAATTCAGCATCTAAGCGCACCCGCGATCTCATCGCCGAATCTGCCGCGCTCGTGCACTTTCGTCGGCAGTTTTCGCCGCGTGACACGTCGGGCAGATCGACTGCAAGTTCGACTCGTCATCCGTGCCGCCTTCCGCTTTCGCAACAATATGATCGACGTGCCGTGCAGCGGTGACGCGACCGACCTTTCGACACGGCTGGCACAGGCCGTTGTCGCGTTCGAGAATTCGAGCACGCAGCCTTACCCACTTGGCGCCATAACCTCGGGCATGACGCGAGCCGCGGTTCGGATCTCGCTGCCACCCCGACGCCTCTTTGGCGTGCTGCGCGCAGTAGCCAGGCACTGGAACCAGACAACGGCAGCCAACGTGCCGGCACTTCGACGGAGCTTGACGGGGCATAACAATCACCCTCGGACGAACGCCCTACCACGCGGAAGCGAATCGCGGGAACCCTCGGCGGAAAACAAAAAGCCCGCGAGGCGCGAACCTAGCGGGCGATGACTGCGACAGCTTCGACTCATTCATTCTGGAGACGCAGGCTTCGCAAAGCGTAGCTGAAATGTACGAGTATCCGCGCCTGTTTTCAAGGGTCCGAGGGGTAGCTGTTCTGGAAGCTCATGATTTGAAAAAGGAAATCGACGTCAATTCGCGCGCAGTTTTTGGCGATTTCTAAGCGCGAGCCATGGGTTTAAGTACAGCGGCATGCGTTGGCACAGCCGCTCTTGGGTTCTCGATGCAGTACTGAACGCCGTTATGCAACATCTGCCGCAGCTTTCGGTAATGGCCCTCGCTGACCCGGGCTCGCTTTGCGGCGTCCGACATCGTCAATGCCCATACGTACTCAAGCAGCGCGATATCCTGCAACTGGCGCGATTGCTTGCGCACGGCATCGTCGGTCTGTGAGCACTCAAGCTCTTGCACAGGGACATAGACCGGCGGCATGGCCCGATCGCTGGGGTCGATCGTCAGGCTGCTGCTGCCATATCCCATGCGCCCCTGCATCTCGACCCACCTGCCCCACGAAATGAGACGTTCCCGCACACGCTCGTGTGGATCTCGCCGCCCACCGCGCTCACGCGGCAATGCCAATCTACTCATGCTCCCTCCTCGTTATCGACCGCTTCCCGGTAATGATCCAGACACCACCAATGCCCGCCGTGCTTCATCGCGCCACGCCGGGCGCACCGCTCACCTGCCGCGCCAACGTGGCAACACCCTCCGTCGGCATGGCCAGTTGAAGGCGGCGCCGCCACCTTCCCCGGCGCCACTACTGCTGACGCCTCACGGCGAATCACCAGTTGGTCCCACTGAGCGCGGAGCTTCGCAGGCGAAAGAATGTTGTTCCGCCAAAAGGCATCGCGGTTCGCCCAATCGAAGAGCGCAGCGATTTCCCGCCTTGAGCGCCGGTCTCGCTCGCGCATCAGGCGCACGTCTCGCGACCACGAGTGCATATCGGGCTGGCGGTGCGTCGGATGCATGCCGAGAATGCGCGCGAAGATCCACTCCGCCAGCCGCAGATCCTCCGCCGCGTCGTCAACGACCATTCCCCCACCAAACGAAAGGTCATTTCTCGTCCCATCGCAAGATGGGACAAGAGAGGTTTTATTACTAATCTCTGTTAGTGGAGTATTAGTGTCCGTGCCACGGACCTGATCCCCCCGAAATCCCCCCCAGGCACGCCGGCGCTCAAATCGTCAAGTCCGTCAGACGGACCTTGCTCCGAATCATGTCCGTGGCACGGACCTACCCCGTTCGAGCGGCCTTTAGAATCAATTGCTTGCGAAGAGCCACGTCCGTGCGGCGGACGTTGTAACAAGCCAGCCACCTCGGAGATATGCACGCGTACCACTCCATCGGGTACAGCCAAACGGTAGTGATTCTGCGCCCACTGCTCACCGGGCTGCCTTCGTCGCCACTTCTCTAGCCAGCCCGCTTTGACGGCGGCATCGAGGTACTTGCACACTGAGCTGCGCGACAATCCGGTTTCCTCGACCAGACGCTCGATCGACGGCCACGCAATCTCGTCGGCGACGTTCATGTAGCAGCCGATCGTATGCAGAATCAGGCGCGAGTGCGGGTGCAAGTCGCTTTTCATCATCGCCTTGCGCCAGTTAAAGAAGTTCGGCAAAGCCGTCATAGATAACCTCGTTACGTTGAGCCTTGCGGCCCACTCGAGAAATCCTCGAATCTCGTTACGTCACCGCGCCAAGCCAAACGGATCGTGGCGCGCGCGCCATTGCGCTGCTTCTCAACGATCAGTTCTGCGCTCCCCTTGTCCATCGAATCGGGGTTATAGACCTCATCGCGATACAAAAACCAGATCTGGTCTGCATCCTGCTCGATGGCGCCGCAGTCTTTGATATCGGACATCACGGGCCGCTTGTTGGTGCGCTTTTCAACTTCGCGATTCACCTGAGCAAGGGCGATCACGGGAACCCGCTCGTCCATCGCGAGTTTCTTCAATGCCCGAGAAACCTGCGCAAGGTCAGCCGCGCGGTTCGCCGTCGGCGACTCGATGTCCATCAGCTGCAGGTAGTCCACGATGATCAACCCGAGTTGCTTCTCGCCGACCATCCGCTTCAGCTTCCGCACAGCGGCGCGCAGTGAAGTTGGCGTAACAGTTGATTCCTGCTTGACGTAGATTGGGATGTCATTCAGATGCATTGCGCCATGCGTCAGGCGGGGCCAATCCTCGTCACGCATTCGCCCCGCCCGAAGGCGGTTTTGACTGAGCTTCGACGCCGATGCAAGTAAGCGCATCGCCAGCGCGAAGCCACCCATCTCCATCGAAGCAACGGCCACGGCCCGGCCGATGGAGGTGGCCACGTATTCCGCGATGTTCATCGAAAGCGCCGTCTTTCCCATCGCCGGCCGAGCACCGATCACAATGAAGTCCGTGTCCATCAATCCGGACGTCAGCTCATCCAACGCAGTGAAGCCCGTCGCGAGCCCAACGATCCCAGACTTGTCTTCCCGGTGATACATGTCATCAACGTGCTGCACTACCTCGGCCAGGTATGGCGTGATTGGTCGAAAACCTTCGTTCGCGCGCTGTGCATCGTCGGTCAGTGACAGTAGCTCGGCCTGCGCCTGGTCGATGACATCGGCGGCCTCGCGCCCGCCTGTTTTGTAAGCCATCTCCAGGGCCTTGCTGGCCGATCGCGCCAATCCGCGCAGCATCGCCCGATCGCGCACGATCTCGGCATATCGGACGATGTTGGCTGCGCTAGGCGTGTTTGATGCTAATTCGTTCAGATAAGCAAGCGGTCGCTCGATCTTGACGCCGGTGTCCTGCAACCGCTGAAACACCGTGATCACGTCGGCGTGCTTGCCAATGGAAAGTAGCGCCTCGATCGCCCGATAAATCGCGGCGTGCTCCGAGATGTAAAAGTCGTTTGCTGAGATGGTGTCGCAGATGCGGTCATATGCCTCGTTGTCGAGCAGTAGCGCACCAATTACGGATTGTTCAGCCTCTTGGGCAAAGATCGGCCTTTTCGCGGCGACGGGATCGCGCGTTCCCATTGATTCCCCCGGTGATTAAGCGCGATTCAACGCGCCGCAAAGTGTTCAAGGTCGGCAATCACGGCGTCGATGTCAGCCCGGCCGTCGTAGACCCCGACGAGATGGCCGTGCACCGTCGAGCGCCGCAGTTCGCAAGCACAGCGTGCCGTCGACGTGCGCAGCGCAACCGCTTCGCCCTTCACGACAAACACCGCGAACGGCTCGCGGGCACGGTAGAGGACGTTCTCGATCGCATGCACCGCGCGCTGCATGGCCCGCTTTCCTAGCGTGGGCTTCGGCATCAGTCCCCCGAACAGCAATTCGGTCGACCGGAAGCAGTCATATCGCTCTGGTGCCGGGCCGTCACATTCGCGCGCCACAGTGAAACCGCATGGAGGCACTCTTGAAACAGCTTCTCGATCTCGCCGTGCTCGCTGCAGTCGATCACGCCATCGTTGCGAATCGACTCGCTAACCTTTTCAGCCACAGCTCCAATCCGGCCGATTGCATCGCCGAGCGCAGTTGCAAGTTGCCCTTGATCACCAGCTTCCTCGATAACCGGCATCTGGATAGCGACGCGCCCCAAACGCCATTCCGCCGCGTCGATCGCCAGCGTGGCCTCGCGCACTCGAGCAGCAGTGCAAAGCTCAGTGATCTCTGTCGCCTCCTCGAAAGTCACGTGATGCGTGTCGATATCGGGACGAAGCTTGTTTCGCAGCACATTGACCGACTTCCCCATGCGCTGCGCGAGCGCCTCGACCCCTCCCGGGTAAGCGCGCGCTATCAAGTACAGGGCATCATGCTGATTGATTTCGTTGTAACGACGGGTCACGGTTAACGCTCCTCATTTTTGCCGTGTTTACTTTTGGGGTGCGCCGATACCATTGCTTCAGCCAACACCAATGGAACCGACATGCATCGAAAGCCGAAATATCTGCGACGCCTCTCTCCGGTAGAGCGCGCACGCATCAAGCGCTTCACGCGCGCTCGACCGGGCGGCCGCGCGGCACGTGGGCGAGTTCGGGCCACAGCTCGGACCAATCCTCCGGACGAAGGTCAACCCGCGTGACTTCGCGCGATGACTCTCGCTCTATCGCCACGCACAGGGCCGCCCCCAACGCTTGGCGGGCGCTAAGGGCCTTTCGGAGATACCCGACGGAAGTGCGGCAGGCCGCGCAAAACTGTGCTTGCTCGGCTGCAGAGAGGGAATTTAGGTAAGCGCGCAGTTTGTCCATGCGCCGAATAATTACTGTTTAGTAATTTTCTGTCAATACCATTCAGTGATTCACCTTATGGTAATCGTCCCCGATAATCGCGCGATGGACATTCAAGCGACCCGCAGACAACGTCTCCGCCAGCTCATCGACGAGCAATACGGGGGTGTTCAGGCAAAGTTCTTAGACGCCACTGGCATGAACCAGGGGGAGCTATCCTCTTTGTTGCGCGACAAATCGTTCGGTGAACGAAAGGCCCGAAAGATCGAAGCACTTGCGGGAATCACGACCGGATGGTTAGACTCTTCCCCATCGAACGAGAAAACAAACGAAAGCGGCCCGGGCCATCCGGTGCCCCTCACGTACGCCGTCGATCTCACTAAGTTCCGCGAGATCCCTGTTATTGGCAAGGCGCAAGGGGGGCTCCCTGACCGCATTTGGACAGATGGGGACTATCCAGTTGGGGTAACTGATCAATACGGCATTCTCGCCAGCACCGACCCGCACGCGTTCTTGGTTCCGGTGGTGCAAGACTCGATGGCGCCACGGTACAACCCAGGAGAGTTCGCTCTGATTGAGCCAGGCACTGAACCTGACCTTGAGGACTGCGTCTTGGTTCGGCTCAGGTCCGGTGAGACCATGCTAAAGAGACTGCTATCGCGTAGAGATGGAATCTTGCGCTTCGGAAGCTACAATCGCCCCGAAACGCTCACGTACCGCGATGACGAAGTCGTCTGGATGTACTACGCGGCGCACCCGGTCCCCGCCCGCAAGATCAAGACCAGGATGTAACCTCCCGCGGCCCGCTCGGGCCGCGAAGCCTTGCCTTTCCCTGCCAAGAGCACCAACCCCGCAGAATTACTAAAATCTAATGGTAAAAATTACTATTAGGTAAATTCAATCTAGAACATTACCTTTTGGTATTGTTATAAAAATTACCTCAAAGTAATATTCCTCCAACTCGTACCACTACCTGAGTTGGAGGATCGAATTGGAACTGCACCCTTACTCTGCTGCATACATTCCTGCCGGCACAGCTCACATTGGGGCTGAACCGGCCACAGAGATCGTCCACGCCGCGAACGCGCTGCATGCGCAAGAGTTGGTTGGCGCCCGGCACCCTGCCGCGACAGTTGTGGACATTGCTCGCATCGAAGGCTGACCGACGATGCGCGCCATTCTCTCTCGTCTTGAGGCCATCCATCCCGACATCCCACTCTGGATCGGCGCGGTCTTCTTCACCGTCATCGCGCCCGGCCTCGCCGGTTACGCTGCGCCTCCAATCGAGTTCCTGGCGGGGCTGGTCAAATGAAGTGCCGCGACCCGCTCATCGTCAGCAACGCCATCGCAGGGCCATTCCGCCCACGTCGCGCGGGAGTGCTTCGTCGCGTCTTGCGCTGGCTCGCGGAGGTCTGATATGGACAGGGCCGCGAAATTCTCCCGCGACGAGTTGATGCGCACGTGCGCGCTGTATCGAGTCACTACGCCACTCGAACACGCCGGGCAGCATCTGCTGGCGACTCTCGTGATCCTGACCCGAATCCGCATTGAGCGCGAGCAACGCCCGCGCGCCCTCCATCACGTCGACCTCAAGCGCCGCGCCGCCGGCGATTTCGACGAATAACACATCAAGCACATGACTACGCAGCCCGCCATAAAGGACGGTCGCGCCCGCGATCGCGCAACGACAACCCAAACGCAGGTTCGGCCAATGTACGGCACCCCATACTCCCGCTACATCGTCAGCGCCGGCGGTGTGATCGTGCTCGATACGATCAGCGCACCAAGTGCCTACGACCGCGAATGCGCGGTCCGCGCCCACGCCATGGCTGAAAAGGCCAGCGCCCCGCGCGGGCGCCGCCGACCACGAGTGTTGAATGGTGCTGCCCGCGCGGCGCGAGGTGCCGCATGAGCGCGCTTTTGCTTCAGATCTATATCTTCATCACGTCCATTTCGGCCGTGTACTTCCTCACCAGTAAGCCAGCGCACGCGCGATGGGGCTCGCTCATCGCTTGTGCGGACAACCAGCCTGGCTCTACGTCACCGCCAAGGGAGAAACGTGGGGCGTGTTCGCCGTCAGCGTCTGGTTCTTCTTTTGCTATTACCGCGGCGTCGCTCGCGGCTTCTTTCCCCTTCACAAGCAGTAATCGCCCACGGAGACTCTCATGTTCACCGAATTGCACGCGCTCGCGCAGCGCACCTGCCTGACCATCGCAGTGACCGCCGAAGGCGAGCATCTGCGTGTGCACATCCAGCCCACACCCAAAAAGGAGGGCGCGCCCGTGCACCCGCTTTCGTTGATCGGCACGCCGGAAGAGCTTGACGAGCAGTTCCCGGAAGCCGTGGCGATCTACGAGCCGGGCGCGCTTTCGTTGCTCGACCAGGCTCGCGCCGCCGCGAATGTCAATGCGAAGGGTAATGACGCCGAGACGCCTGCCGCCACCAACAAGCCCAAGGGCACGCGCGGCCCGAAAAAGCGCCCTCCAGCAAACGACGCGCCGTCCACGGACAACGGCCAGCAAGGCGCCGCACAGACCAACACGACTGCCGAAGAACCTGGCCAGAGCGCATCGCCCTCCGCCGCAACGCCGAACGTCACTGACGACTCGGACGACGACCTGCCGAGTAACGCGCCGCTCGACTTGATGTAACAGCCACTCACCGAGGAGATTTCCGCCATGAAAACCGAAGCGCTCCAACGAGAGTTTCGCTACAACAGCGTCAAACTCGCCGATCCGGCCCCCGCCTTCACCGTGCAACAGGTCCGCGACTTTTATGCGAACACGTATCCGGAGATCGTCAACGCAGATATCGAAGGGCCCGAGATGGCCGGCAGCAAGCAGGTCTACACGTTCCGCCGAGCCGTCGGTACCAAGGGCTGCGTTCCCATCAGCGTCAAGGCTGCTCGCCTGATGTCACTCGCCGAAATGGGAGACGTCCCCGCGCGTGAACATTCTTTCATCGGCAAGCTGAATCGCGCGCTCAACAGCGGACAGGTTGTTGCGATCCCCGACCGCGAGTTGCGTCGTATCCACCGCCTTTACGATGAGCATGCAGGGGAGAAGGCATGACGCTCGCCCAACTTCACGCTGCCATTCGTGCCGGA belongs to Pandoraea pnomenusa and includes:
- a CDS encoding helix-turn-helix domain-containing protein encodes the protein MTALPNFFNWRKAMMKSDLHPHSRLILHTIGCYMNVADEIAWPSIERLVEETGLSRSSVCKYLDAAVKAGWLEKWRRRQPGEQWAQNHYRLAVPDGVVRVHISEVAGLLQRPPHGRGSSQAIDSKGRSNGVGPCHGHDSEQGPSDGLDDLSAGVPGGDFGGIRSVARTLILH
- the dnaB gene encoding replicative DNA helicase — encoded protein: MGTRDPVAAKRPIFAQEAEQSVIGALLLDNEAYDRICDTISANDFYISEHAAIYRAIEALLSIGKHADVITVFQRLQDTGVKIERPLAYLNELASNTPSAANIVRYAEIVRDRAMLRGLARSASKALEMAYKTGGREAADVIDQAQAELLSLTDDAQRANEGFRPITPYLAEVVQHVDDMYHREDKSGIVGLATGFTALDELTSGLMDTDFIVIGARPAMGKTALSMNIAEYVATSIGRAVAVASMEMGGFALAMRLLASASKLSQNRLRAGRMRDEDWPRLTHGAMHLNDIPIYVKQESTVTPTSLRAAVRKLKRMVGEKQLGLIIVDYLQLMDIESPTANRAADLAQVSRALKKLAMDERVPVIALAQVNREVEKRTNKRPVMSDIKDCGAIEQDADQIWFLYRDEVYNPDSMDKGSAELIVEKQRNGARATIRLAWRGDVTRFEDFSSGPQGST
- a CDS encoding phage regulatory CII family protein, which produces MTRRYNEINQHDALYLIARAYPGGVEALAQRMGKSVNVLRNKLRPDIDTHHVTFEEATEITELCTAARVREATLAIDAAEWRLGRVAIQMPVIEEAGDQGQLATALGDAIGRIGAVAEKVSESIRNDGVIDCSEHGEIEKLFQECLHAVSLWRANVTARHQSDMTASGRPNCCSGD
- a CDS encoding S24 family peptidase, whose protein sequence is MDIQATRRQRLRQLIDEQYGGVQAKFLDATGMNQGELSSLLRDKSFGERKARKIEALAGITTGWLDSSPSNEKTNESGPGHPVPLTYAVDLTKFREIPVIGKAQGGLPDRIWTDGDYPVGVTDQYGILASTDPHAFLVPVVQDSMAPRYNPGEFALIEPGTEPDLEDCVLVRLRSGETMLKRLLSRRDGILRFGSYNRPETLTYRDDEVVWMYYAAHPVPARKIKTRM
- a CDS encoding PRTRC system protein E, which gives rise to MFTELHALAQRTCLTIAVTAEGEHLRVHIQPTPKKEGAPVHPLSLIGTPEELDEQFPEAVAIYEPGALSLLDQARAAANVNAKGNDAETPAATNKPKGTRGPKKRPPANDAPSTDNGQQGAAQTNTTAEEPGQSASPSAATPNVTDDSDDDLPSNAPLDLM
- a CDS encoding PRTRC system protein C, which encodes MKTEALQREFRYNSVKLADPAPAFTVQQVRDFYANTYPEIVNADIEGPEMAGSKQVYTFRRAVGTKGCVPISVKAARLMSLAEMGDVPAREHSFIGKLNRALNSGQVVAIPDRELRRIHRLYDEHAGEKA